Proteins from a genomic interval of Medicago truncatula cultivar Jemalong A17 chromosome 3, MtrunA17r5.0-ANR, whole genome shotgun sequence:
- the LOC11414788 gene encoding probable LRR receptor-like serine/threonine-protein kinase At5g10290 yields the protein MFVEMNLLFLLLLLLVCVCSFALPQLDLQEDALYALKLSLNASPNQLTNWNKNQVNPCTWSNVYCDQNSNVVQVSLAFMGFAGSLTPRIGALKSLTTLSLQGNNIIGDIPKEFGNLTSLVRLDLENNKLTGEIPSSLGNLKKLQFLTLSQNNLNGTIPESLGSLPNLINILIDSNELNGQIPEQLFNVPKFNFTGNKLNCGASYQHLCTSDNANQGSSHKPKVGLIVGTVVGSILILFLGSLLFFWCKGHRRDVFVDVAGEVDRRITLGQIKSFSWRELQVATDNFSEKNVLGQGGFGKVYKGVLVDGTKIAVKRLTDYESPGGDQAFQREVEMISVAVHRNLLRLIGFCTTPTERLLVYPFMQNLSVASRLRELKPGESILNWDTRKRVAIGTARGLEYLHEQCDPKIIHRDVKAANILLDGDFEAVVGDFGLAKLVDVRRTNVTTQIRGTMGHIAPEYLSTGKPSEKTDVFSYGIMLLELVTGQRAIDFSRLEDEDDVLLLDHVKKLQRDKRLDAIVDSNLNKNYNIEEVEMIVQVALLCTQATPEDRPAMSEVVRMLEGEGLSERWEEWQHVEVTRRQDSERLQRRFAWGDDSIHNQDAIELSGGR from the exons ATGTTTGTGGAAATGAACTTGCTGTTTCTTCTATTGTTACTTTTGGTTTGTGTGTGTTCTTTTGCACTTCCTCAGCTTGATTTACAAG AAGATGCACTATATGCATTGAAGTTATCTCTGAATGCTTCACCCAACCAGCTTACTAACTGGAACAAAAATCAAGTAAACCCTTGTACTTGGTCCAATGTTTACTGCGACCAGAACAGCAATGTTGTTCAAGT TTCGCTAGCATTTATGGGATTCGCTGGATCCTTGACACCTAGAATAGGAGCTCTAAAAAGTCTTACAACTCT TTCTTTACAGGGGAATAACATCATTGGAGACATACCAAAAGAATTTGGAAATCTTACAAGCTTAGTGAGATTGGATCtggaaaacaacaaattaaccGGTGAAATACCATCTTCCCTTGGTAATCTTAAAAAGCTTCAATTCTT GACATTAAGTCAAAATAATCTTAACGGGACAATTCCAGAATCACTTGGCAGTCTCCCAAACTTGATCAACAT TCTGATAGATTCAAATGAACTTAACGGACAGATTCCAGAGCAGTTATTCAACGTTCCTAAGTTCAA TTTCACTGGAAATAAGTTGAATTGTGGTGCGAGTTATCAGCATCTTTGCACATCTGATAATGCAAATCAAG GTTCATCACACAAACCAAAAGTAGGCCTCATTGTTGGAACAGTTGTAGGTTCAattcttattctttttcttgGTAGCCTGCTGTTTTTCTGGTGCAAAGGGCACAGGCGTGATGTTTTTGTAGATGTTGCAG GTGAAGTTGATCGGCGAATTACACTTGgtcaaataaaaagtttttcCTGGAGAGAACTACAGGTAGCTACAGACAACTTCAGTGAGAAGAATGTTTTAGGACAGGGAGGCTTTGGTAAGGTTTATAAAGGTGTTTTAGTTGATGGGACAAAAATTGCTGTCAAAAGGCTAACTGATTATGAAAGTCCTGGGGGTGATCAAGCTTTCCAGCGCGAAGTTGAAATGATAAGCGTAGCTGTCCATAGGAACCTGTTACGGCTCATTGGGTTTTGCACTACTCCAACCGAACGCCTCTTAGTATATCCCTTCATGCAGAACTTAAGTGTTGCCTCTCGACTAAGAG AGCTCAAACCTGGGGAATCCATTTTGAATTGGGATACAAGAAAACGAGTTGCTATTGGAACAGCCCGTGGCCTTGAATATCTTCATGAACAATGCGATCCTAAAATTATTCATAGGGATGTAAAGGCAGCCAATATTTTACTAGATGGAGATTTTGAAGCAGTCGTTGGTGACTTTGGTTTGGCAAAATTGGTTGATGTTCGAAGGACTAATGTGACGACTCAAATTCGTGGGACAATGGGTCATATAGCTCCCGAATACCTGTCTACTGGAAAACCTTCAGAAAAGACAGATGTTTTTAGTTATGGGATTATGCTTTTGGAGCTTGTTACAGGTCAACGTGCAATTGACTTTTCACGTttggaagatgaagatgatgtgtTATTGCTTGACCAT GTGAAGAAGCTACAAAGGGATAAAAGATTGGATGCTATTGTTGATAGcaaccttaataaaaactacaaCATAGAAGAAGTTGAAATGATAGTACAAGTTGCATTACTGTGCACACAAGCAACACCAGAGGATCGTCCGGCAATGTCAGAGGTTGTAAGAATGTTGGAGGGAGAAGGGCTGTCCGAAAGGTGGGAAGAATGGCAGCACGTGGAGGTTACTCGTAGACAAGACTCCGAGAGACTGCAAAGAAGATTTGCGTGGGGAGATGATTCAATTCATAACCAAGATGCGATCGAGTTGTCTGGTGGACGATGA